A part of Synergistaceae bacterium genomic DNA contains:
- a CDS encoding DUF4102 domain-containing protein, with translation MLYESSIKGAKPREKSYMIRDERGLYFRIDPSGRKYWIFRYWENKKEHQLSLGTYPHISLKEARLKRDEIQLARSK, from the coding sequence ATGCTTTACGAGTCTTCAATCAAGGGAGCAAAACCCCGCGAAAAAAGTTACATGATTCGTGATGAACGAGGCTTATATTTTCGTATCGATCCTTCAGGGCGTAAATATTGGATTTTCCGTTACTGGGAAAATAAAAAAGAGCATCAATTATCACTCGGTACTTATCCACATATTTCATTAAAGGAAGCTCGACTGAAACGTGATGAGATTCAGCTTGCTAGGTCAAAA